From Vibrio artabrorum, a single genomic window includes:
- the secA gene encoding preprotein translocase subunit SecA → MITKLLTKVIGSRNDRTLRRLRKIVKEINSYEPSLEALSDEELKAKTVEFRERLDKGESLDQLLPEAFATVREASKRVYGMRHFDVQLIGGMVLNAGQIAEMRTGEGKTLTATLPAYLNALPSKGVHVVTVNDYLAKRDAETNRPLFEFLGMTVGVNVPNMAPPEKKAAYQADILYGTNNEFGFDYLRDNMAFRAEDRVQRERFFAVVDEVDSILIDEARTPLVISGPAEDSSDLYTRINTLIPHLERQDKEDSEEYRGEGHYTMDEKSKQVHLTENGQEFVEELMVKNGLMEDGDTLYSPTNISLLHHVNAALRAHVLFEKNVDYIVTEDGEVVIVDEHTGRTMPGRRWSEGLHQAVEAKEGVKIQNENQTLASITFQNFFRLYEKLSGMTGTADTEAFEFQSIYGLETVVIPTNKPMVRNDMPDVVYRTEEDKFNAIIEDIKDRVAAGQPSLVGTVSIEKSELLSNALKKAKIKHNVLNAKFHEMEAEIVAQAGTPSAVTIATNMAGRGTDIVLGGSWQAQVEKLENPTQEQIDKIKSDWRIIHDKVLESGGLHIIGTERHESRRIDNQLRGRSGRQGDAGSSRFYLSMEDSLLRIFTSDRMAGLIQSGMDEGEAIESKMLSRSIEKAQRKVEGRNFDIRKQLLEYDDVANDQRKVVYELRDELMSSEDISEMIEHNREDVFASIIDEYIAPQSLDEMWDIAGLQERLKNDFDLEFDIQGWLDEDDKLYEEALRERILGMAVDSYKQKEEVVGAQVLRNFEKSVMLQTLDTLWKEHLAAMDHLRQGIHLRGYAQKNPKQEYKRESFELFEGLLEALKLDVITILSKVRVQQQEEVERMEAQRQAQAEEAARRAQAQHASAENQLGNNEANTASPQTVVREERKVGRNEPCPCGSGKKYKQCHGQIN, encoded by the coding sequence ATGATTACTAAGCTGCTGACAAAGGTAATTGGCAGTCGCAATGACAGAACACTGCGCCGCCTTAGAAAAATTGTAAAAGAAATTAATAGCTACGAACCGTCATTAGAAGCTCTATCTGATGAAGAGTTAAAAGCAAAAACGGTTGAGTTTCGTGAGCGCTTAGATAAGGGAGAATCGTTAGACCAACTTCTACCAGAAGCATTTGCAACGGTACGAGAAGCGTCAAAACGTGTTTATGGTATGCGCCACTTCGACGTGCAATTGATTGGTGGCATGGTTTTAAATGCTGGCCAAATTGCAGAAATGCGTACTGGTGAAGGTAAAACTCTTACTGCAACTTTGCCTGCTTATCTTAATGCTTTACCAAGTAAAGGTGTTCATGTCGTAACGGTGAACGATTACTTAGCGAAGCGTGATGCGGAAACAAACCGCCCATTATTTGAATTCCTTGGTATGACGGTTGGCGTGAATGTGCCAAATATGGCTCCGCCAGAAAAGAAAGCGGCGTATCAAGCTGATATTTTATACGGGACTAACAACGAATTTGGTTTCGATTACCTACGTGACAACATGGCTTTTCGTGCTGAAGACCGAGTTCAGCGTGAGCGTTTTTTCGCTGTTGTCGATGAAGTTGACTCAATCCTAATCGATGAAGCTCGAACTCCACTGGTTATTTCTGGACCGGCTGAAGATAGCTCAGATCTCTACACGCGTATTAATACGTTGATCCCTCACCTTGAGCGTCAAGATAAAGAAGATTCTGAAGAGTACCGTGGCGAAGGTCACTACACCATGGATGAAAAATCGAAACAAGTTCACCTGACTGAAAACGGTCAAGAATTTGTTGAAGAGTTGATGGTGAAAAATGGCTTGATGGAAGACGGAGACACGCTTTACTCTCCAACTAATATCAGTTTATTACACCACGTAAACGCGGCTCTTCGTGCGCATGTTCTGTTTGAGAAAAACGTTGATTACATTGTTACGGAAGACGGTGAAGTTGTTATTGTTGACGAACATACGGGTCGTACAATGCCGGGTCGTCGTTGGTCTGAAGGGTTACACCAAGCTGTTGAAGCGAAAGAAGGTGTGAAGATTCAGAATGAAAACCAGACGCTCGCATCAATTACATTCCAGAACTTCTTCCGCTTGTACGAAAAACTGTCTGGTATGACAGGTACTGCCGATACAGAAGCGTTCGAATTTCAGTCTATTTACGGCCTAGAAACGGTGGTTATCCCAACCAATAAACCTATGGTTCGTAACGATATGCCAGATGTGGTTTATCGTACCGAAGAAGACAAATTTAATGCGATCATTGAGGATATTAAAGATCGTGTAGCAGCGGGTCAGCCATCGCTGGTTGGTACTGTGTCTATTGAAAAATCTGAGCTTCTTTCAAATGCCCTGAAGAAAGCTAAGATTAAGCATAATGTTCTAAACGCCAAGTTCCACGAAATGGAAGCTGAGATCGTAGCGCAAGCGGGTACGCCTAGCGCGGTCACCATTGCAACTAACATGGCCGGTCGTGGTACCGATATCGTGCTAGGTGGTAGTTGGCAGGCACAAGTTGAGAAATTAGAAAACCCAACTCAAGAGCAGATCGACAAGATCAAATCGGATTGGAGAATCATCCACGATAAAGTGCTTGAGTCTGGAGGTCTGCACATCATCGGTACTGAGCGTCATGAATCTCGTCGTATCGATAATCAGCTACGTGGTCGTTCTGGTCGTCAAGGTGATGCGGGTTCTTCTCGTTTCTATCTATCGATGGAGGATTCTTTACTTCGTATCTTTACTTCTGATCGTATGGCAGGTCTTATTCAAAGTGGCATGGACGAAGGCGAAGCGATTGAGTCTAAAATGTTGTCCCGCTCCATTGAAAAAGCACAACGTAAAGTGGAAGGGCGTAACTTCGATATTCGTAAGCAGCTGCTTGAGTACGATGATGTTGCCAATGACCAACGTAAAGTCGTTTATGAGCTTCGTGATGAATTGATGAGTTCTGAAGATATCAGTGAAATGATCGAGCACAACCGTGAAGATGTGTTTGCTTCGATCATTGATGAGTATATTGCACCGCAATCACTAGACGAAATGTGGGATATAGCCGGTCTACAAGAACGTTTGAAAAATGACTTCGATCTTGAGTTCGATATTCAAGGTTGGTTAGACGAAGATGATAAGCTCTACGAAGAAGCATTACGTGAACGTATCCTAGGTATGGCGGTTGATTCGTATAAACAGAAAGAAGAAGTGGTTGGTGCTCAAGTACTACGCAACTTCGAGAAGTCTGTGATGCTACAAACGCTCGATACTCTTTGGAAAGAGCATCTGGCTGCAATGGATCACCTTCGCCAAGGTATTCATCTGCGTGGTTATGCTCAAAAGAACCCAAAACAAGAGTACAAACGTGAGTCATTTGAACTGTTTGAAGGTCTTTTAGAAGCTCTGAAATTAGACGTTATTACTATCCTTTCTAAAGTTCGCGTTCAGCAACAAGAAGAAGTGGAAAGGATGGAAGCTCAACGCCAAGCTCAAGCTGAAGAAGCGGCTCGTCGTGCACAAGCACAACATGCAAGCGCTGAAAATCAGTTAGGGAACAATGAAGCAAACACCGCCTCTCCACAAACGGTAGTACGCGAAGAGCGTAAAGTGGGCCGAAACGAACCATGTCCATGTGGAAGTGGCAAAAAATACAAACAGTGTCACGGTCAAATTAACTAA
- the mutT gene encoding 8-oxo-dGTP diphosphatase MutT, which produces MKRTHIVAGIIFNSDKSQVFITKRPDDKHKGGFWEFPGGKVEVGETIEQAMTRELDEEIGIKVTEQSLFEHLEFDYTDKSLKFDFILVTDFEEQPYGKEGQQGEWVSLESLNQYTFPEANVPILERVIKEFS; this is translated from the coding sequence ATGAAAAGAACCCATATTGTTGCGGGTATCATCTTTAACTCAGATAAGTCACAGGTATTCATCACTAAACGCCCGGACGACAAACACAAAGGCGGTTTCTGGGAATTCCCTGGTGGCAAGGTTGAAGTCGGCGAAACCATTGAACAAGCAATGACTCGTGAGCTTGATGAAGAGATTGGGATTAAGGTGACAGAGCAGTCACTGTTTGAACATCTTGAATTTGATTACACCGATAAGTCGCTTAAGTTCGACTTCATCCTTGTGACCGACTTTGAGGAGCAACCTTATGGCAAAGAAGGTCAACAAGGTGAATGGGTAAGCCTAGAATCATTGAATCAATACACCTTTCCAGAGGCAAATGTGCCAATTTTAGAGCGAGTAATAAAAGAGTTTTCGTAA
- the carB gene encoding carbamoyl-phosphate synthase large subunit yields the protein MPKRTDIKSILILGAGPIVIGQACEFDYSGAQACKALREEGYRVILVNSNPATIMTDPDMADATYIEPIQWEVVRNIIAKEKPDAVLPTMGGQTALNCALDLEKHGVLEEFGVEMIGATADAIDKAEDRSRFDKAMKAIGLECPTADTAKTMEEAYKVLDMVGFPCIIRPSFTMGGTGGGIAYNKEEFEEICRRGLDLSPTNELLIDESLIGWKEYEMEVVRDKNDNCIIVCAIENFDPMGIHTGDSITVAPAQTLTDKEYQLMRNASLAVLREIGVETGGSNVQFGINPKDGRMVIIEMNPRVSRSSALASKATGFPIAKIAAKLAVGFTLDELMNDITGGATPASFEPTIDYVVTKIPRFNFEKFAGANDRLTTQMKSVGEVMAIGRNQQESLQKALRGLEVGATGFDEMVDLDAPDALTKIRHELKEAGAERIWYIADAFRAGMSVDGVFNLTQIDRWFLVQIEDIVKLEQELKAKGFAGLNKDELNKLKRKGFADARLSKILGVAESEIRRLRDQYDIHPVYKRVDTCAAEFSSDTAYMYSSYDDECEANPTDKEKIMILGGGPNRIGQGIEFDYCCVHASLALREDGYETIMVNCNPETVSTDYDTSDRLYFEPVTLEDVLAIARVEKPKGVIVQYGGQTPLKLARALEAAGVPIIGTSPDAIDRAEDRERFQVAVDRLGLLQPENATVTTMEQAVEKSREIGFPLVVRPSYVLGGRAMEIVYDEQDLRRYFNEAVSVSNESPVLLDSFLDDAVEVDVDAICDGERVVIGGIMEHIEQAGVHSGDSACSLPAYTLSQEIQDVMREQVEKLAFELGVRGLMNTQFAVKNNEVYLIEVNPRAARTVPFVSKATGAPIAKIAARVMAGQSLESQGFTKEIIPPYYSVKEVVLPFNKFPGVDPLLGPEMRSTGEVMGVGATFAEAYSKAELGCGHIYPEGGRALLSVREGDKERVVDLASKLSKLGYQLDATHGTAVILGEAGINPRLVNKVHEGRPHILDRIKNNEYTYIVNTAAGRQAIEDSKVLRRGALAEKVNYTTTLNAAFATCMAHTADAKTSVTSVQELHAQVKASLA from the coding sequence ATGCCAAAACGTACTGACATTAAAAGTATTCTTATTCTAGGTGCTGGCCCGATCGTTATCGGCCAAGCATGTGAGTTCGATTACTCTGGTGCTCAAGCTTGTAAAGCGCTTCGCGAAGAAGGTTACCGAGTTATTCTTGTAAACTCGAACCCAGCGACCATCATGACTGACCCAGATATGGCCGATGCCACTTACATCGAGCCTATCCAATGGGAAGTGGTGCGTAACATCATCGCTAAAGAGAAGCCTGATGCCGTTCTACCTACTATGGGTGGCCAAACTGCATTGAACTGTGCTCTAGACCTAGAAAAGCACGGCGTTCTTGAAGAGTTCGGTGTTGAAATGATTGGTGCAACGGCTGACGCTATCGATAAAGCAGAAGACCGTTCACGCTTCGATAAAGCAATGAAAGCCATTGGTCTTGAGTGTCCAACTGCTGATACTGCGAAAACCATGGAAGAAGCTTACAAAGTTTTAGACATGGTTGGCTTCCCTTGTATCATTCGTCCATCGTTCACGATGGGTGGTACGGGTGGCGGTATCGCTTACAACAAAGAAGAATTTGAAGAAATCTGTCGCCGTGGTTTGGACTTATCTCCAACAAACGAACTTCTTATCGATGAATCACTTATCGGTTGGAAAGAGTACGAGATGGAAGTGGTTCGTGACAAAAATGACAACTGCATCATCGTATGTGCGATTGAAAACTTCGACCCAATGGGTATTCACACAGGTGACTCAATCACCGTGGCTCCAGCTCAAACGCTGACAGACAAAGAATACCAACTAATGCGTAACGCATCTCTAGCAGTACTGCGCGAGATTGGTGTTGAAACAGGTGGTTCAAACGTACAGTTTGGTATCAACCCGAAAGATGGCCGTATGGTTATCATCGAGATGAACCCACGTGTATCTCGCTCTTCTGCACTAGCATCTAAAGCAACAGGTTTCCCAATCGCTAAGATTGCAGCGAAACTGGCTGTTGGTTTCACGCTAGACGAGCTAATGAATGACATCACTGGCGGCGCAACACCAGCATCATTCGAACCAACAATCGACTACGTAGTTACTAAGATTCCTCGTTTTAACTTCGAGAAATTTGCCGGTGCTAACGACCGTCTAACGACGCAAATGAAGTCGGTTGGTGAAGTTATGGCTATCGGCCGTAACCAACAAGAATCTCTACAAAAAGCACTTCGCGGCCTAGAAGTTGGCGCGACTGGTTTTGACGAAATGGTCGACCTCGATGCACCAGACGCACTGACGAAAATTCGTCATGAGCTGAAAGAAGCTGGCGCAGAGCGTATTTGGTACATCGCTGACGCATTCCGTGCGGGTATGTCGGTAGATGGTGTATTCAACCTAACGCAAATCGACCGTTGGTTCCTCGTTCAAATCGAAGACATCGTTAAACTAGAGCAAGAACTTAAAGCGAAAGGCTTTGCTGGTCTAAATAAAGACGAGCTAAACAAGCTTAAGCGTAAAGGTTTTGCTGATGCGCGCCTATCTAAGATTCTAGGTGTAGCGGAAAGCGAAATCCGTCGTCTACGTGACCAATACGATATCCACCCGGTGTACAAGCGTGTCGATACATGTGCGGCTGAATTCTCTTCAGATACGGCTTACATGTACTCATCTTACGATGACGAGTGTGAAGCAAACCCAACAGACAAAGAAAAAATCATGATTCTAGGCGGCGGTCCAAACCGTATCGGCCAAGGTATTGAATTTGACTACTGTTGTGTACACGCATCACTCGCGCTACGTGAAGATGGCTACGAAACTATCATGGTTAACTGTAACCCTGAGACAGTTTCTACAGACTACGATACGTCTGACCGTCTGTACTTCGAACCCGTCACTCTGGAAGACGTACTCGCAATCGCTCGCGTTGAGAAGCCAAAAGGCGTTATCGTTCAGTACGGTGGTCAAACACCACTTAAACTGGCTCGTGCTCTTGAAGCAGCTGGCGTACCAATCATCGGTACTAGCCCTGACGCAATCGACCGTGCAGAAGACCGTGAGCGTTTCCAAGTTGCTGTAGACCGTCTAGGCCTACTTCAGCCAGAAAACGCGACAGTAACAACCATGGAGCAAGCGGTAGAGAAATCTCGTGAAATCGGCTTCCCACTGGTTGTACGTCCTTCATACGTACTGGGTGGTCGTGCGATGGAAATCGTATACGACGAGCAAGACCTACGTCGCTACTTCAACGAAGCAGTAAGCGTATCAAACGAATCTCCAGTACTACTTGATAGCTTCCTAGATGACGCTGTTGAAGTTGACGTAGATGCGATTTGTGACGGTGAGCGCGTGGTAATCGGCGGTATCATGGAGCACATCGAGCAAGCAGGCGTTCACTCCGGTGACTCAGCATGTTCGCTTCCTGCATACACGCTAAGCCAAGAAATCCAAGACGTAATGCGCGAGCAAGTTGAAAAGCTGGCGTTCGAGTTGGGTGTTCGTGGTCTGATGAACACGCAGTTTGCGGTTAAGAACAATGAAGTGTACCTAATCGAGGTTAACCCTCGTGCAGCACGTACGGTTCCATTCGTATCTAAAGCAACGGGTGCGCCAATCGCTAAGATTGCCGCTCGTGTCATGGCGGGTCAATCTCTAGAGTCTCAAGGCTTTACCAAAGAAATCATCCCACCTTACTATTCAGTGAAAGAAGTGGTACTTCCATTCAACAAGTTCCCTGGTGTTGACCCACTGTTAGGCCCAGAAATGCGCTCTACTGGTGAAGTTATGGGTGTTGGTGCGACGTTCGCAGAAGCATACTCTAAAGCTGAATTAGGTTGTGGTCACATCTACCCTGAAGGCGGTCGTGCGCTGCTTTCTGTTCGCGAAGGCGACAAAGAGCGTGTTGTTGACCTAGCATCTAAGCTATCTAAGCTTGGCTACCAGCTAGACGCAACGCACGGCACAGCAGTTATCCTTGGCGAAGCGGGCATCAACCCACGTCTAGTGAACAAGGTACACGAAGGTCGTCCTCACATTCTTGACCGTATCAAGAACAACGAGTACACCTACATTGTGAACACAGCTGCTGGTCGTCAAGCGATTGAAGATTCTAAAGTTCTTCGCCGTGGCGCACTGGCTGAGAAAGTGAACTACACGACGACGCTAAACGCTGCATTCGCGACTTGTATGGCGCACACTGCAGATGCGAAGACGTCAGTGACTTCAGTTCAAGAGCTTCACGCACAGGTTAAAGCTTCTCTAGCTTAA
- a CDS encoding TRIC cation channel family protein, which produces MDSMLLYIIDLFGTAIFAISGVFVAGRLKMDPFGVAVLGSVTAIGGGTIRDMALGATPVFWISNTTYLWVILITCLLTMMIVRRPKRLAWWILPVCDAIGLAVFVGIGVEKALMYQDSALVAIIMGVITGCGGGIIRDVLAREVPMILRSEVYATACIIGGAFHTMAISMGHDSETAFLAGVFTTLLIRLAAIRWHLSLPTFALK; this is translated from the coding sequence ATGGACTCCATGCTGCTTTATATTATCGATTTATTTGGCACTGCCATCTTTGCTATTTCAGGTGTATTTGTCGCCGGCCGCCTCAAGATGGACCCCTTTGGTGTCGCTGTTTTGGGTAGCGTAACCGCTATTGGTGGTGGCACGATTCGTGACATGGCATTAGGTGCAACGCCTGTATTTTGGATCTCAAATACAACCTACCTTTGGGTCATTCTCATCACTTGCTTACTCACCATGATGATTGTGAGACGACCAAAACGTTTAGCATGGTGGATATTACCTGTCTGTGATGCGATAGGCTTAGCCGTATTTGTGGGAATCGGGGTTGAAAAAGCTCTGATGTATCAAGACTCAGCATTAGTCGCGATTATCATGGGTGTTATCACCGGCTGTGGTGGTGGGATTATCCGTGATGTTCTAGCAAGAGAAGTTCCGATGATTCTAAGAAGCGAGGTTTACGCAACCGCTTGTATCATTGGCGGTGCTTTTCATACCATGGCAATCAGCATGGGTCACGACTCAGAAACCGCATTTTTAGCTGGCGTCTTTACAACACTGCTTATAAGGCTAGCCGCGATTCGCTGGCACTTGTCATTGCCGACTTTCGCTCTCAAATAA
- a CDS encoding LysR family transcriptional regulator, which translates to MLLEGIETLLVLSKAKTMSRTGSLLYISQSAVSKRIANLEKKLGKKLIEPSGRQIKLTPDAIALIESIGPTFNELRGLIYEQQELEDTTLITLDSSKSLIAGYLGEMMGQFIQQDKYITITTNHTPRIIERVQSGKATLGLCAGLLPPHHGLMTFHLFDEPFYIVSKSPLTELPPMVITNDMTNPANSYQLSVLEKFGIKPLMEMDAYTAAAQLALGGTGSALIPLSIVKTLNIEPQYLYSFTELAGLIRPIHICVRPNSYQSPRVKTLIESIVDAVPKAV; encoded by the coding sequence ATGTTACTCGAAGGAATTGAAACGCTATTGGTGCTGAGCAAAGCAAAGACCATGAGCCGCACCGGCAGTTTGCTTTATATCAGCCAATCAGCGGTCAGCAAACGGATTGCGAATTTAGAAAAGAAGCTAGGTAAAAAGCTCATTGAACCGAGTGGCCGACAGATAAAACTCACGCCAGATGCGATTGCATTAATCGAGAGTATTGGCCCTACATTCAATGAACTTCGCGGGCTTATTTATGAACAGCAAGAGTTGGAAGATACCACTCTCATTACATTAGACAGCTCTAAGTCTCTGATAGCCGGCTATTTAGGTGAGATGATGGGCCAATTTATCCAGCAAGATAAATACATCACCATTACCACCAACCACACACCGAGAATCATAGAGCGAGTGCAATCTGGCAAGGCGACCTTGGGGTTGTGTGCTGGCTTACTGCCACCGCATCATGGGTTGATGACCTTCCATCTGTTTGATGAGCCGTTTTACATAGTGAGTAAGTCGCCGCTAACGGAGCTCCCTCCAATGGTCATCACTAACGACATGACCAATCCTGCCAATTCTTATCAACTTTCTGTATTAGAGAAGTTTGGTATCAAACCCTTGATGGAGATGGATGCCTATACCGCAGCAGCGCAACTTGCATTGGGCGGGACTGGGTCAGCGTTAATCCCGCTCTCTATCGTAAAAACACTCAATATTGAGCCTCAATATCTGTATAGTTTCACCGAATTAGCTGGCTTGATTCGACCGATTCATATCTGTGTGAGACCAAATAGCTATCAGTCTCCTCGAGTTAAAACACTGATAGAATCCATTGTTGATGCTGTTCCCAAAGCAGTTTAG
- the carA gene encoding glutamine-hydrolyzing carbamoyl-phosphate synthase small subunit, with amino-acid sequence MKKSALLVLEDGTVFHGEAIGAVGSAVGEVVFNTSMTGYQEILTDPSYSQQIVTLTYPHIGNTGTNSEDEESSSIHAQGLVIRDLPLIASNFRNEQSLSDYLKSQNVVGIADIDTRKLTRILREKGAQNGCIVAGSSVNDGNLDEALALAKAKEFPGLKGMDLAKEVTTKEAYQWKQGSWTLTGGLPEAKADSELPYHVVAYDFGAKRNILRMLVDRGCRLTVVPAETSAEEVLALNPDGVFLSNGPGDPEPCTYAIEATKVFLEKGLPIFGICLGHQILALASGAKTVKMKFGHHGANHPVKDLDRDVVMITSQNHGFAADEETLPETLRATHKSLFDGSLQGIHRTDKPAFSFQGHPEASPGPEDAAPLFDHFIELIKQHTA; translated from the coding sequence TTGAAGAAGTCAGCACTACTCGTCCTAGAAGATGGGACAGTATTTCACGGTGAAGCCATTGGCGCTGTAGGTTCTGCAGTTGGTGAAGTCGTTTTTAATACCTCGATGACGGGGTACCAAGAAATCCTCACTGATCCTTCCTATTCTCAACAAATCGTTACCCTTACTTACCCTCACATTGGCAATACCGGAACCAATTCCGAAGACGAAGAATCTTCTTCAATCCACGCTCAAGGCCTTGTGATTCGCGATCTCCCTCTCATCGCTTCTAACTTCCGTAATGAACAATCCCTCTCTGATTACCTTAAGTCGCAAAACGTTGTTGGTATCGCTGATATCGATACTCGTAAGCTGACGCGTATTCTGCGTGAAAAAGGCGCACAGAACGGTTGTATCGTAGCGGGCTCTTCAGTAAATGACGGGAACCTAGACGAAGCTTTGGCTCTAGCTAAAGCAAAAGAATTCCCTGGCCTGAAAGGTATGGACCTTGCGAAAGAAGTTACAACAAAAGAAGCGTATCAGTGGAAACAAGGTTCGTGGACGCTTACGGGTGGACTTCCTGAAGCGAAAGCAGACTCAGAATTGCCATACCACGTTGTTGCTTATGACTTCGGTGCAAAACGAAACATCCTACGAATGCTTGTTGACCGCGGCTGCCGCCTAACGGTTGTTCCTGCTGAGACTTCAGCTGAAGAAGTGCTAGCTCTGAACCCAGACGGTGTTTTCCTTTCAAATGGCCCTGGTGACCCAGAACCATGTACTTACGCAATTGAAGCGACAAAAGTGTTCCTAGAAAAAGGCTTACCAATCTTCGGTATCTGTCTAGGTCACCAGATTCTTGCTCTTGCGTCAGGCGCTAAGACAGTGAAGATGAAGTTTGGTCACCACGGTGCAAACCACCCGGTTAAAGATTTAGATCGTGATGTTGTGATGATTACTTCGCAAAACCACGGCTTTGCTGCTGACGAAGAAACCCTGCCAGAGACACTACGTGCAACGCACAAATCACTATTTGATGGTTCTCTACAAGGTATTCACCGTACAGACAAACCAGCATTCAGCTTTCAAGGTCACCCTGAAGCAAGCCCAGGTCCAGAAGACGCAGCGCCGTTATTCGACCACTTTATTGAACTAATCAAACAGCACACAGCGTAA
- the dapB gene encoding 4-hydroxy-tetrahydrodipicolinate reductase has translation MEIFAVVRIAIAGAAGRMGRNLVKAAHHNSEASVGAGSERPESSLVGVDVGELCGEGRFDVVLVDDLSKAIEEFDVIVDFTAPVSTLANIELCKRHGKKLIIGTTGFSEEEKQVIDAASKEMAIVMAPNYSVGVNLVFKLLEKAAKVMGDYCDVEIVEAHHRHKVDAPSGTAIGMGEAIASAMGNELNDVAVWSREGITGERTKDEIGFATIRAGDIIGEHTAMFADIGERVEITHKATDRMTFANGAIKAAVWLNDKPAGFYTMTDVLGLNDL, from the coding sequence ATGGAGATATTCGCAGTGGTAAGAATTGCAATTGCAGGAGCAGCGGGCCGCATGGGTCGCAACTTGGTGAAAGCCGCTCATCATAATTCAGAAGCAAGTGTTGGAGCTGGTTCAGAGCGTCCAGAGTCCTCTTTGGTCGGCGTAGATGTCGGTGAGTTATGCGGTGAAGGTCGTTTTGATGTTGTTCTCGTTGATGATTTATCGAAAGCCATCGAAGAGTTTGACGTGATCGTCGATTTTACTGCCCCTGTTAGCACATTAGCGAATATTGAACTTTGTAAACGTCACGGTAAAAAACTGATTATCGGTACGACGGGTTTCTCTGAAGAAGAGAAGCAGGTGATTGATGCTGCTTCAAAAGAGATGGCTATCGTAATGGCACCTAACTACAGCGTTGGCGTGAACCTGGTCTTTAAGCTGCTAGAGAAGGCCGCTAAAGTGATGGGCGACTATTGTGATGTCGAGATCGTTGAGGCTCATCACCGTCATAAAGTCGATGCACCGTCAGGCACTGCGATTGGTATGGGCGAAGCGATTGCGAGTGCGATGGGCAACGAGCTAAACGATGTCGCCGTATGGTCACGCGAAGGTATTACTGGCGAGCGTACTAAAGATGAGATTGGTTTCGCGACGATTCGTGCCGGTGACATTATTGGTGAACATACCGCTATGTTTGCTGATATCGGTGAGCGAGTGGAAATTACCCATAAAGCGACTGATCGAATGACCTTTGCTAATGGCGCAATCAAAGCCGCGGTTTGGTTAAATGATAAACCAGCAGGCTTTTATACCATGACGGATGTGCTTGGTTTGAATGACCTGTAA
- a CDS encoding TSUP family transporter, which produces MEITLELLAILFVVATGAGFIDAMAGGGGLLTLPALLAAGVPPTQALATNKLQSSFGSFSASWYFVRNGIVSIKEMRLAIFCTFIGSAVGAVSVQYIDASLLTSVIPLLLIAISLYFLLAPQTKVTEGKQKISEAMFALCIGGGIGFYDGFFGPGTGSIFTVCFVVIGHFSLVDATARTKVLNFTSNIAALTFFILAGLPIWELGLVMAVGGFMGAQLGAKVVVTKGQKWIRPLVIVMSMLMASKLLWEQHQQWILSVF; this is translated from the coding sequence ATGGAAATTACATTGGAATTATTGGCAATTTTGTTTGTTGTCGCAACAGGGGCTGGTTTTATCGACGCGATGGCGGGTGGCGGTGGATTACTAACCCTACCGGCATTGTTAGCGGCCGGAGTACCACCAACGCAGGCACTAGCAACCAACAAACTCCAAAGTTCCTTTGGTAGCTTCTCTGCGAGTTGGTATTTCGTGCGCAACGGCATTGTCAGCATTAAAGAGATGCGTCTCGCTATCTTTTGTACTTTTATCGGTTCTGCGGTGGGGGCTGTATCAGTGCAGTACATTGATGCGAGCTTACTGACCAGTGTTATTCCGCTGCTGTTGATCGCCATCTCTCTCTACTTCCTATTAGCGCCACAAACCAAAGTAACTGAAGGTAAACAGAAAATCTCCGAGGCGATGTTTGCTCTGTGTATTGGTGGCGGTATTGGCTTCTACGATGGTTTCTTTGGCCCAGGAACCGGTTCTATTTTTACGGTCTGTTTTGTCGTGATTGGTCACTTCTCGTTAGTCGATGCTACGGCGCGAACTAAGGTACTTAACTTCACCTCGAATATTGCCGCATTGACCTTCTTTATCTTAGCTGGCTTACCCATTTGGGAGTTGGGATTAGTGATGGCGGTCGGTGGCTTTATGGGCGCTCAGCTTGGCGCCAAAGTCGTGGTGACAAAAGGGCAAAAATGGATTCGCCCGCTTGTGATCGTGATGTCGATGCTCATGGCGTCTAAACTGCTTTGGGAACAGCATCAACAATGGATTCTATCAGTGTTTTAA